A genomic stretch from Strix aluco isolate bStrAlu1 chromosome 12, bStrAlu1.hap1, whole genome shotgun sequence includes:
- the PGPEP1L gene encoding LOW QUALITY PROTEIN: pyroglutamyl-peptidase 1-like protein (The sequence of the model RefSeq protein was modified relative to this genomic sequence to represent the inferred CDS: deleted 4 bases in 2 codons): MKNIAGYFAKSFFKTFLFFLGTIACLKKGKEAWGSPSQSASVRLLFLIQRCFGPFRQYLVNSSWEAVKELSKRGLGKNIDLHIMQLPVVYQKAKEQVFKIWTTLHPLLTVHVGLASSAKALIILEQCGKNKGYQEMDACGLHPEGGCCMLDGPEKIESTINMKSLWKNISVEGIDIIFSRDAGRYICDYTYYTSLYYGNGRAAFIHVPPLSKSVTAEFLGKALQTIILEMLKQCGKERE; encoded by the exons ATGAAAAACATTGCTGGATATTTTGCAAAA AGTTTCTTTAAGACTTTCCTGTTCTTCCTAGGTACTATTGCAtgcctgaagaaaggaaaagaagcttgGGGTAGTCCCAGCCAGTCAGCT TCAGTCAgacttctatttttaatacagagat GTTTTGGTCCCTTTAGACAATACCTGGTTAATTCTAGCTGGGAAGCAGTGAAG GAACTGTCCAAGAGAGGCCTGGGTAAAAACATTGATCTCCATATCATGCAGCTGCCCGTGGTTTACCAAAAAGCAAAGGAGCAAGTCTTCAAGATATGGACAACTCTTCACCCACTG CTTACTGTTCATGTTGGGCTGGCTTCATCCGCCAAAGCACTCATCATCCTTGAGCAGTGTGGGAAGAACAAAGGCTACCAAGAGATGGATGCTTGTGGTTTGCACCCAGAAGGTGGCTGTTGCATGCTAGATGGCCCGGAAAAGATTGAATCTACAATTAATATGAAGAGTCTctggaaaaacatttcagtggaaGGGATTGATATCATCTTTTCCAGAGATGCGGGAAG GTATATCTGTGATTACACCTACTACACTTCTCTGTACTATGGCAATGGAAGAGCCGCTTTCATCCATGTGCCACCATTATCCAAATCGGTAACAGCAGAATTTCTAGGAAAAGCACTACAGACAATTATCTTAGAAATGTTGAAACAATGTGGGAAAGAAAGAGAGTAA